From a single Silene latifolia isolate original U9 population chromosome 6, ASM4854445v1, whole genome shotgun sequence genomic region:
- the LOC141588496 gene encoding uncharacterized protein LOC141588496, translating into MVQDIIEQVHLIRQKMKAAQDRQKSYTVLHRMDIEFPVGDKVLLKVSPMREVMRFGKRGKLSQNFIGSYEILDRIGEVSYRLALPPSLNRVHNVFPVSQLRKYVSDPSYVLEVENIELDESQTYAEVHKEILDRKVSNTWEVLSCSCGELHSFEDWLISRVDDDG; encoded by the exons ATGGTGCAGGACATAATTGAGCAAGTACACTTGATTCGCCagaagatgaaagcagctcaagataggcaaaagagttacaCAGTTTTGCATCGCATGGACATTGAGTTTCCGGTTGGTGACAAGGTTctcttgaaagtgtcacctatgcgagaaGTGATGAGGTTTGGTAAGCGGGGGAAGTTAAGTCAGAATTTCATTGGTTCTTATGAGATTTTAGACCGGATAGGTGAAGTATCTTATCGACTAGCTTTACCGCCATCACTTAATCGGGTTCATAATGTGTTTCCTGTATCacaactccggaagtatgtgagcgatccgtcaTATGTGCTTGAGGTGGAGAATATCGAGTTAGATGAGTCTCAAACTTATGCAGAGGTTCATAAGGAGATCTTAGACCGTAag GTATCTAATACTTGGGAGGTTTTGAGTTGTAGTTGTGGAGAATTACATTCTTTCGAGGATTGGCTTATAAGTAGAGTTGACGATGATGGATAA